The following proteins come from a genomic window of Gottfriedia acidiceleris:
- the bioB gene encoding biotin synthase BioB translates to MNWTKLAQEVILGKVISDEEALSILSCEDDDLLSLLHGAFMIRKYYYGKKVKLNMIINAKSGYCPEDCGYCSQSSISSAPIEKYPFLSKEEILDGAKRAFELKAGTYCIVASGRGPTNRDVNVVTDAVKEIKELYGMKVCACLGIIKDHQANELKEAGVDRYNHNLNTSAEHHNYITTTHTYQDRIDTVEKVKQSGISPCSGAIIGMKETKHDVISIARSLHKLDADSIPVNFLHAINGTKLEGVNELNPRYCLKVLALFRFINPTKEIRISGGREVNLRSLQPLGLYAANSIFIGDYLTTEGQETNSDHAMLEDLGFEIELVGKQEEIFS, encoded by the coding sequence ATGAATTGGACGAAATTAGCGCAAGAGGTTATTCTAGGTAAAGTAATTTCAGATGAGGAAGCTTTAAGCATATTGTCATGTGAAGATGATGATTTACTTTCACTTTTACACGGTGCATTTATGATTAGGAAATATTATTATGGAAAAAAAGTTAAACTTAATATGATTATTAATGCTAAAAGTGGCTATTGTCCTGAGGATTGCGGCTATTGTTCTCAGTCTTCAATATCTAGTGCACCTATTGAGAAATATCCTTTTCTATCTAAAGAAGAAATTCTTGATGGGGCAAAGCGTGCTTTTGAATTAAAAGCAGGTACATATTGCATTGTTGCAAGTGGGCGCGGACCAACGAATCGAGATGTAAATGTAGTAACGGATGCAGTTAAGGAAATTAAAGAATTATATGGTATGAAAGTATGTGCTTGCTTAGGGATTATTAAAGATCATCAAGCAAATGAACTTAAAGAAGCAGGTGTTGATCGATATAATCATAATTTAAATACATCAGCTGAGCACCATAATTATATTACGACAACTCATACATATCAGGATCGAATCGATACGGTTGAGAAAGTTAAACAGTCAGGTATATCTCCGTGTTCGGGAGCCATTATTGGGATGAAGGAAACAAAACATGATGTGATTTCGATCGCAAGGTCATTACATAAGTTGGATGCAGATTCCATTCCGGTAAACTTTTTACATGCTATTAATGGAACGAAACTAGAGGGAGTAAACGAATTAAATCCTCGTTATTGTTTAAAAGTATTAGCACTTTTCCGCTTTATAAATCCAACAAAAGAAATTCGAATTTCCGGAGGACGAGAAGTAAATCTGCGTAGTTTACAACCACTAGGACTGTATGCTGCAAATAGTATTTTCATAGGTGATTATTTGACAACGGAGGGGCAGGAAACAAATAGTGACCATGCAATGCTAGAAGATTTAGGGTTTGAGATTGAGTTGGTTGGAAAACAAGAAGAGATATTCTCATAA
- a CDS encoding ABC transporter substrate-binding protein — MKKLLSMFLVLMLAVGLTACGGGKKENGKVTIEFMHSEVEQERLAVITDLISKFEKANPNITVKQVPVEEDSYNTKVVTLASSGKLPAVIEVGQDYAKVMDKDELIDKDAVKSVISKVGEDKYYEGALKLLKTEDGKNYTGVPISGWVQGIWYNKQMLADKGFAEPKNWDDVLKIAKAFTNSGNKKYGIAIPTAEGGFAEQAFSQFALSNNANMFDSKGDLTLNTPEMKQALNYYKELSKYTMPGSNDVTEVKDAFMNGSAPMAVYSTYILPSVYEEGTTNNIGFVIPTEKTKAVYGTVSAYTISSGLDDDQKAAAEKLVEFMAKPENNTKLVLMSPGGSQPVNKDVTESKEYKDNKVVNSFGELSTEIANAFDNIQVFGLVNNKNFLKMGDVTSSGAVAKLINEVTVGGKSVDSAIKDAEEKLKGVLK, encoded by the coding sequence ATGAAGAAACTTTTAAGTATGTTCTTGGTTTTAATGTTAGCTGTAGGTTTAACAGCTTGTGGTGGCGGTAAAAAAGAGAATGGTAAAGTAACGATTGAATTTATGCATTCTGAAGTTGAACAAGAAAGATTAGCAGTTATTACAGACTTAATTTCAAAATTTGAAAAAGCAAATCCTAATATTACAGTAAAGCAAGTTCCAGTTGAGGAAGATTCTTACAATACAAAAGTTGTAACGTTAGCAAGCTCTGGTAAACTTCCAGCAGTTATTGAAGTTGGACAAGACTATGCAAAAGTTATGGACAAAGACGAATTAATTGATAAAGATGCAGTTAAATCAGTTATCTCTAAAGTTGGTGAAGATAAGTATTATGAAGGTGCGTTAAAGCTTTTAAAAACTGAGGACGGCAAAAATTATACAGGTGTTCCAATTAGCGGTTGGGTACAGGGAATTTGGTATAACAAGCAAATGCTTGCGGACAAAGGATTCGCGGAACCTAAAAACTGGGATGATGTTTTAAAGATTGCAAAGGCGTTTACGAACAGTGGAAATAAAAAATACGGTATTGCAATTCCAACGGCTGAAGGCGGTTTCGCTGAACAAGCCTTCTCACAATTCGCACTATCAAACAATGCAAATATGTTTGATAGCAAAGGTGATTTAACTTTAAATACACCAGAAATGAAACAAGCACTAAATTACTATAAAGAATTATCAAAATATACAATGCCAGGTTCAAATGATGTAACTGAAGTAAAAGATGCTTTCATGAATGGATCTGCTCCAATGGCGGTTTATTCAACTTATATACTTCCTTCAGTATATGAAGAAGGTACAACTAACAATATTGGATTTGTAATTCCAACTGAAAAAACAAAAGCAGTTTATGGAACAGTATCTGCTTACACGATTTCTTCTGGTTTAGATGATGACCAAAAAGCTGCAGCAGAAAAATTAGTAGAGTTTATGGCAAAACCTGAAAATAATACGAAGTTAGTATTAATGTCTCCAGGTGGATCTCAACCAGTAAATAAAGATGTAACAGAAAGTAAAGAATATAAAGATAATAAAGTTGTCAATTCATTTGGTGAGCTTTCGACTGAAATCGCAAATGCGTTTGATAACATTCAAGTTTTTGGTCTTGTTAATAACAAGAACTTCTTAAAAATGGGTGATGTTACAAGTTCAGGAGCAGTTGCTAAGTTAATTAATGAAGTGACTGTTGGCGGAAAAAGTGTAGATTCTGCAATTAAAGATGCAGAAGAAAAACTAAAAGGTGTTTTAAAATAA
- a CDS encoding LacI family DNA-binding transcriptional regulator, whose amino-acid sequence MGPTIYDIARVANVSKSTVSRVLNNKNNISEESRIRVMKAIEELNYQPNKLARALTSSGFDAILVMSRSTKTTAGNTFFSEIIHSISTRSEEENFDVIIQTSKNSKDELDKCIEKIRGKMIKGILMLSSPTNEDFFKELDKYEIPVVVIGRVEGNYQHIYSVDTDNFNDSYQLVQHLINQGHTDIACLHSSIDYHVSIDRLEGYKKCLIDNGIPLRSDRIIDSGYTMEKAYEVSESLLKSKDLPTAIFAIDDLKVIGLYNTTAKLGISIPKDISIIGYNNGIFSPLFSPPLTGIEIPVMKLGEIATDMLFKRIKNEPKKPEHIIVPTKLVERNSVAKLID is encoded by the coding sequence ATGGGCCCTACAATTTACGATATCGCTCGCGTGGCTAACGTTTCAAAGTCCACTGTATCTCGAGTACTTAATAATAAAAATAATATTTCAGAAGAAAGTCGTATTCGTGTAATGAAAGCAATTGAAGAGTTAAATTACCAACCTAATAAATTAGCTAGAGCTCTTACATCATCAGGCTTTGATGCAATTTTGGTAATGTCACGTTCTACGAAAACAACTGCTGGCAACACGTTTTTCTCTGAAATTATTCACTCTATTTCAACTAGATCAGAAGAAGAAAATTTTGATGTAATAATACAGACATCGAAAAATAGTAAAGATGAGTTGGATAAATGTATCGAGAAAATTCGAGGCAAAATGATTAAAGGAATCCTTATGTTGAGTTCGCCTACAAACGAAGATTTTTTCAAAGAATTAGATAAATATGAAATTCCTGTTGTCGTGATTGGACGAGTAGAAGGAAACTACCAACATATCTATTCAGTAGATACTGATAATTTTAATGATAGCTATCAATTAGTCCAACACTTAATCAATCAAGGACATACTGACATTGCGTGTCTTCATTCTTCAATCGATTACCACGTATCGATTGACAGATTGGAAGGATATAAAAAATGTCTTATTGATAACGGAATTCCTCTTCGCTCAGATCGAATTATTGATAGTGGATATACAATGGAAAAGGCATATGAAGTATCAGAATCACTTTTAAAATCTAAAGATTTACCTACTGCAATTTTCGCAATAGATGATCTAAAGGTTATCGGACTTTATAATACAACTGCAAAGTTAGGAATATCAATTCCGAAAGATATATCAATTATTGGATATAATAATGGGATTTTTTCCCCATTGTTTTCACCTCCATTAACTGGGATTGAAATTCCAGTAATGAAGCTTGGTGAAATAGCAACAGACATGCTCTTTAAACGTATAAAAAATGAACCTAAAAAGCCGGAACACATTATTGTTCCTACAAAACTGGTCGAACGAAACTCGGTTGCAAAATTAATTGATTGA
- the pgmB gene encoding beta-phosphoglucomutase: protein MKKQVEAIIFDLDGVITDTAEFHYLAWKKLGEDLGIPFDREFNETLKGVSRTDSLERILTLGSRQNDFSEVEKNELATKKNAHYVELIRNISEKDLLPGVESFLIQIKQAGIKIAMASASKNALMVAKALGVIKYFDHIVDAATVINSKPDPEVFLKAAEAVSANPENCIGVEDAAAGVDAINSANMFSVAIGDATILKHANLVLPSTEELDLNRIIDKYLAS, encoded by the coding sequence TTGAAAAAACAAGTTGAAGCGATTATTTTTGATTTAGATGGAGTTATTACTGATACAGCTGAATTTCATTATTTGGCGTGGAAAAAACTAGGTGAAGACTTAGGTATTCCATTTGATCGTGAGTTTAATGAAACGCTTAAAGGAGTAAGTCGCACAGATTCTTTAGAAAGAATCTTAACATTAGGAAGCCGACAAAATGATTTCTCTGAAGTTGAAAAAAACGAGTTAGCAACGAAAAAGAATGCTCATTATGTTGAACTAATCCGAAATATTTCTGAAAAAGACTTATTACCTGGAGTTGAATCATTTTTAATTCAGATTAAACAAGCAGGCATTAAAATTGCAATGGCATCTGCTTCAAAAAATGCTTTAATGGTAGCAAAAGCTTTAGGAGTTATTAAGTATTTTGACCATATCGTTGACGCTGCAACTGTCATAAATTCAAAACCTGATCCAGAGGTCTTTTTAAAAGCTGCTGAAGCAGTTTCTGCTAATCCTGAAAACTGTATTGGTGTAGAGGATGCTGCTGCAGGAGTTGACGCAATTAACTCAGCAAATATGTTCTCTGTTGCAATTGGGGATGCAACTATTTTAAAGCATGCAAACCTAGTTTTACCCTCCACAGAGGAACTAGACCTTAATAGAATTATTGATAAGTATTTAGCTTCTTAA
- the bioD gene encoding dethiobiotin synthase, with translation MGKGYFVTGIDTNIGKTYVTTQMVDCLRNKGIDAIPYKPIQSGVVNINNKIIGEDVAFYKEKLALTEEHLYYSTYTFETPVSPHLSSKLEDVFIDEQVILEKYKQLENKHDVVFVEGAGGVAVPLKENFGTIDLIKLLNLPVILVTSLKLGTINHTVLTTEYLKSHKINLLGLLINKVPSVMGEMEKDNLIMLEKLTGHDILGVIPEHTDFFTETSILEFQQLLTKNQ, from the coding sequence ATGGGAAAAGGATATTTTGTTACTGGTATCGATACGAATATTGGAAAAACTTATGTAACTACTCAAATGGTGGATTGTTTACGGAACAAAGGAATCGATGCAATTCCTTATAAGCCAATTCAAAGTGGAGTAGTCAATATTAACAATAAGATTATAGGGGAAGACGTAGCCTTTTATAAAGAGAAGCTAGCACTAACAGAAGAACATCTTTACTACAGTACATACACATTTGAAACACCTGTTTCACCACATTTATCTAGTAAACTAGAAGATGTTTTTATTGATGAACAAGTTATTTTAGAAAAATATAAGCAATTAGAAAATAAGCATGACGTTGTTTTTGTTGAAGGAGCGGGTGGAGTTGCAGTTCCGCTAAAAGAAAATTTTGGAACGATTGATTTAATAAAACTTTTAAACTTACCAGTAATCCTTGTGACATCATTAAAGCTAGGAACAATTAATCATACCGTATTAACAACTGAATATTTAAAATCACACAAAATTAATCTATTGGGATTATTAATTAATAAAGTACCATCAGTTATGGGAGAAATGGAAAAGGATAATTTAATTATGCTAGAAAAATTAACAGGTCATGACATTCTTGGAGTCATACCGGAGCACACGGATTTCTTTACAGAAACATCTATTTTAGAATTCCAGCAATTATTAACGAAAAATCAATGA
- a CDS encoding alpha-amylase family glycosyl hydrolase yields the protein MSKIKERLAYIYENKDIDQLYSAIVNRIEEAKIKITKKRKQNWNESDVVLITYGDQFQEVGIPTLETFKKMFDEHLANKFELVHILPFYPYTSDDGFSVVDYKKVNPELGDWSHIESLSKSARIMFDYVCNHISSKSEWFQGYLNNDPKYNDYFIEMDPSIDLSSVTRPRALPLLSKFKLANGEEKYIWTTFSDDQIDLNFSNPQVLLEMVDVLLFYLEQGAEYVRLDAVGYMWKEVGTSCIHLEKTHEIVKLFRDLLDEAAKGTVMITETNVPHLDNISYFGNGHDEAHMVYQFPLPPLVLYSLHKGNGSVLTNWAKNLEGSGQDTTFFNFLASHDGIGLNPIRGIIPEDEILSLVEDLKAEGALVNYKKNSDGTESPYEINVTYLDALNKQSSSDDLRVKKFLLAHSILLTFQGVPAIYIQSMLGSRNDYAGVERTGMNRSINRQKYSLVEIEKELNEVGSLRNKVFTELTKIIQVRKGEKLFNPDIEMEILEVNEKVFAIKRMNEDESIIILHNLSNEEVNCDLNGKYMNILTEEVEEFNEYISLDPYQYIWLKPVN from the coding sequence ATGAGTAAAATTAAAGAAAGATTAGCCTATATTTATGAAAACAAAGACATTGATCAACTTTATAGTGCAATCGTAAATCGCATTGAAGAAGCTAAAATAAAAATTACTAAGAAAAGAAAACAAAATTGGAACGAGTCAGATGTTGTTTTAATAACTTATGGCGATCAGTTTCAAGAAGTGGGAATACCAACATTGGAGACATTTAAAAAAATGTTTGATGAACATTTAGCAAATAAATTTGAACTTGTTCATATATTACCTTTTTATCCTTATACATCTGATGATGGTTTTTCAGTAGTTGACTATAAAAAAGTAAATCCAGAATTAGGCGATTGGTCACATATCGAGAGCTTATCAAAATCAGCAAGAATAATGTTTGATTATGTATGTAATCATATCTCTAGTAAGAGTGAGTGGTTCCAAGGCTATTTGAATAATGATCCAAAATATAATGATTACTTTATTGAAATGGATCCTTCAATTGATTTAAGCTCAGTAACTAGACCTAGAGCACTTCCATTGCTATCAAAGTTTAAATTAGCGAATGGTGAGGAAAAATATATATGGACAACGTTTAGTGACGATCAAATTGATTTAAACTTTAGTAATCCACAAGTTTTATTAGAAATGGTTGATGTTTTACTATTTTACCTTGAACAAGGAGCAGAATATGTAAGACTTGATGCTGTAGGATATATGTGGAAAGAAGTTGGTACTTCTTGTATCCATCTTGAAAAAACACATGAAATCGTTAAACTATTCCGCGATTTATTAGATGAAGCAGCAAAAGGTACAGTAATGATTACTGAAACAAATGTGCCTCATTTAGATAATATCTCATATTTCGGCAACGGACATGATGAAGCACATATGGTTTACCAATTTCCACTGCCTCCATTAGTTTTATACTCACTACATAAAGGGAACGGGAGTGTATTAACAAATTGGGCAAAAAATCTTGAAGGTTCTGGACAAGATACAACTTTCTTTAACTTCTTGGCTTCTCATGATGGAATTGGTTTGAATCCAATACGTGGAATTATCCCTGAAGATGAAATACTTTCATTAGTAGAAGATTTAAAAGCAGAAGGTGCATTAGTGAATTATAAGAAAAACTCGGATGGTACTGAAAGTCCATATGAAATTAATGTAACTTACTTAGATGCGTTAAATAAACAATCTTCGAGCGATGATCTAAGAGTAAAGAAATTCTTATTGGCACATTCAATTTTATTAACATTCCAAGGAGTACCAGCAATTTATATTCAAAGCATGCTTGGCTCTAGAAACGATTATGCAGGTGTAGAAAGAACGGGTATGAATCGTTCGATTAATCGCCAAAAATATTCACTTGTTGAAATTGAAAAAGAATTAAATGAGGTTGGATCATTAAGAAATAAAGTTTTCACTGAACTAACAAAAATAATTCAAGTGCGTAAGGGTGAAAAATTATTTAATCCAGACATAGAAATGGAAATACTTGAGGTTAATGAGAAAGTATTTGCTATTAAACGAATGAATGAAGATGAAAGCATTATCATTCTTCACAATCTATCAAATGAAGAAGTTAATTGTGATTTAAATGGAAAATATATGAATATTTTAACTGAAGAAGTAGAAGAATTTAATGAATATATTTCTTTAGATCCATATCAATACATTTGGTTGAAACCAGTAAATTAG